Sequence from the Ornithinimicrobium humiphilum genome:
GCACTCGTGGATCGGACATCGCAGACCTCCTCTGGCCTGATCACCCGAGATCGGGTGCGGTCAGAACCAGTACGGCCCACCCCGCCCGGCCAGCGCAAGGGCTGGCCAGGGATCCTGACGAGATCTTGACCGACTGCATACCTGGTCTTGACCGTGGTCCGCCCGAGAGGCCCGCGACCGGCGGAACGGCGGTGTGGGGCGGGCGCCTGCTCGATGAGTTGGTGCCTGCCCCCGGGCTGAGACAATCGCCCGGTGACCGCGACGATCCAGGCCAAGGACGTGGCCGTCGGCCACGGTGCGACCACCCTCTTCTCCGGGCTCGACCTCGTCGTCGCGCCCGGCGACGTCGTGGGGCTGGTCGGGCCCAACGGCGCCGGCAAGTCCACGCTGCTGCACGTGCTGGCCGGACGCCGCGCGCCGCAGGCCGGCTCGGTCGTCGTCTCGCCGCGCACGGCCCACCTCGGGCTCCTCACGCAGGAGTCGGACGCGTTGCCCGGTGAGACGATCCGGCAGTCGTTGGCACGTCGGACGGGCGTCGCCGCGGCGGAGGTCGAGATGAACGCCGCCGCCGAGCACATGGCGGAGCACCCTGAGGACGAGGCCGGGCACACGGCATACTCCCTGGCCCTGGAGTCCTGGCTCGCCCTCGGCGGCGCCGACCTCGACGAACGCGCCGAGGAGGTGGCCGCGCGCCTCGGGCTGGCGGTGGACCTCGACCGTGAGGTGCGCACGCTCTCGGGCGGGCAGGCGGCGCGGGCGGGCCTGGCCGGGCTGCTGCTGTCGCGCTACGACGGCTACCTGCTCGACGAGCCGACCAACGACCTCGACGTGGCGGGCCTGGACCTGCTCGAGGAGTTCGTGCACGGGCTCGAGGCGCCGGTCGTGCTGGTCAGCCACGACCGGGCGTTCCTGTCCGCGACCGTGACCACGGTGGTCGAGATCGACCGCAGCCTGCAGCGGGTGGTGGCCTACGGCGGTGGCTACGACGCCTACCTGGAGGAGCGGTCGATCACGCGGCGGCACGCGCGCGAGGCCTACGAAGAGTATGCCGAGCGGCGGCGGGCCCTGGAGTCGCGCGCCCGGATGCAGCGCGACTGGATGAGCAAGGGCGTGCGCAACGCCAACTCCAAGCTGGCGCGGCGCAAGGAGTCGGACAAGCACATCCGTTTCCACAAGCAGGCGACCTCGGAGAAGCAGGCCGCCAAGGCCCGGCAGACCGAGCGCATGATCGAGCGGCTCGAGGTGGTCGAGGAGCCGCGCAAGGAGTGGCAGCTGCAGTTCTCGATCGCCCAGGCGCCGCGGTCGGGCGACGTCGTGGCGGTCGCGCGGGGCGCGGTCGTGCGCCGGAGGGGGGACTCCGGGTCGTTCACGCTCGGGCCGGTCGACCTGCAGCTCGACCTCGGGGACCGGGTGGCGATCACGGGGCCGAACGGCTCGGGCAAGACGACGCTGCTGGGGCTGCTGCTCGGGCGGATCGAGCCCGACGAGGGGACCGTGTCGACGGGCTCGCGGGTCGTGATCGGCGAGGTCGACCAGGCCCGTGGGCTGCTCGAGGCCGACGAGACGCTGCCCGGCGTGTTCGCCCGGGAGCTGCCGGACTGGACCGACGCCGACCGGCGGACGCTGCTGGCGAAGTTCGGCCTCGCCGGGGCGCACGTCGGCCGGCCCGCCGCGACCCTGTCGCCGGGGGAGCGGACCCGCGCCGCCCTCGCGCTGCTGCAGGCCCGGGGCGTCAACCTGCTCGTCCTC
This genomic interval carries:
- a CDS encoding ABC-F family ATP-binding cassette domain-containing protein, which produces MTATIQAKDVAVGHGATTLFSGLDLVVAPGDVVGLVGPNGAGKSTLLHVLAGRRAPQAGSVVVSPRTAHLGLLTQESDALPGETIRQSLARRTGVAAAEVEMNAAAEHMAEHPEDEAGHTAYSLALESWLALGGADLDERAEEVAARLGLAVDLDREVRTLSGGQAARAGLAGLLLSRYDGYLLDEPTNDLDVAGLDLLEEFVHGLEAPVVLVSHDRAFLSATVTTVVEIDRSLQRVVAYGGGYDAYLEERSITRRHAREAYEEYAERRRALESRARMQRDWMSKGVRNANSKLARRKESDKHIRFHKQATSEKQAAKARQTERMIERLEVVEEPRKEWQLQFSIAQAPRSGDVVAVARGAVVRRRGDSGSFTLGPVDLQLDLGDRVAITGPNGSGKTTLLGLLLGRIEPDEGTVSTGSRVVIGEVDQARGLLEADETLPGVFARELPDWTDADRRTLLAKFGLAGAHVGRPAATLSPGERTRAALALLQARGVNLLVLDEPTNHLDLPAIEQLEQALEAFDGTLLLVTHDRRMLETVRLTRRWEVDGGVITEVLPGAGSEEG